In Helianthus annuus cultivar XRQ/B chromosome 9, HanXRQr2.0-SUNRISE, whole genome shotgun sequence, the following are encoded in one genomic region:
- the LOC110925466 gene encoding disease resistance protein RPV1, translated as MKGLGKMKELRLLYVEDVCVTEEVDKGSQCLPDALQYLYWRPYPFCFLPKTFHAKKLVNLEMAWSNITELWQGGERKVLNKLKFLDLHGSKLRTFDLTLTPDLQELNLEECDHLFELHMPVKCLNLKFLNLNYSKVSNINLWMTPHLEHLDLRGCSDFVELQMPVECPNLKILDLSCSKVANLNLGMTPHLEKLDLGGCVDFVELHMPVECLDLKILTLKVTKAGNLNLGMTPNLEMLDLDACNEFELHMPVECPKLIYLKIRGSKVSNLNLELTPNLETLDLSKCYCLLKIHAPVGCLKKFAHFSLDTHSNFKSFQVHEWYNSAELYSIAKSYIKAECIHICPLHPNNKLPNFGFDCETDEPGYSWMGNIEKLIYSGLCPCKNLEYWSATICGLQHLRGLSVDGSIPEDLWQLESLEKLSLNMVEIRHLPDSICVLKHLKSLEISNCLLIEQLPEEICRLECLEELYLWSCTSLRDIPNSICKLKWLKYLRVVGCDKVEKLPEKLGCLKYLEKLELGRCKSLQGIPNSICKMKCLKRLDLSSCDQVENLPEEIGCLECLKELNIFSEGISRLRLPQSIFQLKGVRITGSREQLESYGFTSFTESYPGSLNFYAVEL; from the exons ATGAAAGGTCTTGGAAAGATGAAGGAACTTAGATTGCTTTATGTGGAGGATGTATGTGTCACAGAAGAAGTTGACAAAGGTAGCCAATGCTTACCAGATGCTTTACAATATCTTTATTGGCGTCCGTACCCTTTTTGTTTTCTACCTAAAACTTTTCATGCAAAAAAGCTAGTCAACCTAGAAATGGCTTGGAGCAATATCACTGAACTTTGGCAAGGGGGAGAAAGAAAG GTTCTTAATAAGCTTAAATTCCTTGATCTCCATGGTTCAAAGTTGAGAACCTTTGACCTTACGCTGACTCCAGATCTCCAGGAGTTAAATCTTGAAGAATGTGATCACCTTTTCGAACTCCACATGCCCGTTAAATGTCTGAACCTCAAATTCCTCAACCTCAATTATTCTAAAGTGAGTAATATCAACCTTTGGATGACTCCACATCTGGAGCATTTAGATCTCAGAGGATGTTCTGACTTTGTAGAACTACAAATGCCCGTTGAATGTCCGAACCTCAAAATCCTCGATCTCAGTTGTTCTAAGGTGGCTAACCTTAACCTTGGGATGACTCCACATCTCGAGAAGTTAGATCTTGGAGGATGTGTTGACTTTGTAGAACTCCACATGCCTGTTGAATGTTTGGACCTCAAAATCCTCACCCTCAAAGTAACTAAGGCGGGTAACCTAAACCTCGGGATGACTCCAAATCTTGAGATGTTAGATCTTGATGCATGTAATGAGTTCGAACTCCACATGCCAGTTGAATGTCCAAAGCTCATATACCTTAAAATCAGAGGTTCTAAGGTGAGTAATCTTAACCTTGAGCTGACTCCAAATCTCGAGACATTAGATCTTTCAAAATGTTATTGTCTTCTAAAAATTCATGCTCCAGTTGGATGTCTAAAAAAGTTTGCCCACTTTAGCTTAGACACTCACTCAAATTTTAAAAGTTTCCAGGTTCATGAATGGTATAACTCAGCTGAGCTTTATTCTATAGCTAAATCATATATAAAGGCAGAGTGCATACATATATGCCCACTACACCCTAATAATAAATTGCCAAATTTTGGGTTTGATTGTGAAACAGATGAACCTGGATACTCATGGATGGGAAATATTGAGAAGCTTATTTATTCAGGTCTATGCCCTTGCAAAAATCTTGAGTATTGGTCCGCAACTATTTGTGGTTTACAACATTTAAGAGGGCTTTCAGTTGATGGCAGTATTCCTGAGGATCTATGGCAGTTAGAAAGCTTAGAGAAGCTTTCTTTGAATATGGTAGAGATTCGACATCTTCCAGATAGCATTTGTGTGTTGAAGCATCTAAAATCACTTGAAATTAGTAATTGTTTGCTTATTGAGCAGTTACCAGAAGAGATATGCAGATTAGAGTGTTTAGAGGAGTTATACCTATGGTCTTGCACATCCTTACGAGATATTCCGAACAGCATATGTAAATTGAAATGGTTAAAATATTTACGTGTCGTTGGTTGTGATAAAGTTGAGAAATTGCCAGAGAAACTTGGATGCTTAAAATATTTAGAGAAGTTAGAATTAGGGAGGTGTAAATCTTTACAAGGCATTCCAAACAGCATATGTAAGATGAAATGTCTAAAACGTTTAGATCTATCCAGCTGTGATCAAGTTGAGAATTTGCCAGAGGAAATTGGGTGTTTAGAATGTTTGAAAGAGTTGAATATATTCAGTGAGGGCATAAGTCGCCTTCGTCTTCCACAGAGCATATTTCAGTTGAAAGGTGTGCGGATTACTGGGTCAAGAGAGCAGCTTGAGTCATATGGTTTTACATCCTTCACTGAGTCATACCCAGGATCCCTTAACTTCTACGCAGTAGAGCTGTGA